The following are from one region of the Sulfitobacter indolifex genome:
- a CDS encoding IclR family transcriptional regulator, protein MSVNTDATNEVDSRLFLRSVARAFKVLEVFGDQPRPLSLRELAQAAGIDKSATQRVAQTLLALGYLEHAPNNAGLLPGKAVLDRSFDYLRTNSLIERAAPVLSQLRATARERVDLSLFDNETIIYAMRLQSKRETFYATLAGRRIPTFCTSGGRACLARLNEDRARTLIERSDRIPLTARTITDPIAIMEKVREARTDGYACALEETLIGEIVLSASIVDHRGHPLGAIHIAGSLAEWGEQEFRRRFAPHAIAAAKAL, encoded by the coding sequence ATGTCCGTGAACACAGATGCTACTAATGAGGTCGATAGTCGCCTTTTTTTGCGCTCGGTTGCGCGTGCGTTTAAGGTGCTTGAAGTCTTCGGCGACCAACCCCGCCCGTTGTCCCTGCGCGAGTTGGCACAGGCCGCCGGCATAGACAAAAGCGCGACGCAACGGGTGGCGCAGACTCTTCTGGCGCTTGGCTATCTTGAGCACGCGCCCAACAATGCCGGGTTGTTGCCGGGCAAGGCTGTGCTGGACCGGTCTTTCGATTACCTGCGCACAAACTCTCTGATCGAGCGTGCCGCGCCGGTGCTGTCCCAACTGCGCGCAACCGCGCGTGAACGAGTGGATCTCAGCTTGTTCGACAATGAAACCATCATCTACGCCATGCGGCTGCAAAGTAAGCGCGAGACATTCTATGCGACGCTGGCCGGGCGGCGTATTCCAACCTTCTGCACCTCGGGCGGGCGCGCCTGCCTGGCCCGCTTGAATGAGGACCGCGCCCGCACGTTGATTGAGAGGTCCGATCGTATACCACTGACCGCACGCACAATTACCGATCCCATCGCGATCATGGAGAAGGTCCGTGAGGCCCGCACCGACGGCTATGCCTGCGCGCTCGAGGAAACGTTGATCGGAGAGATCGTCCTTTCGGCATCGATCGTGGATCATCGGGGACACCCGCTGGGAGCGATCCATATCGCCGGCTCTCTTGCCGAGTGGGGTGAGCAGGAATTCCGCCGCCGGTTCGCGCCGCACGCAATTGCTGCAGCCAAGGCGCTCTGA
- a CDS encoding LysR substrate-binding domain-containing protein: MGFRWLDALQVEMPQLSVHAEMGMPDRITRFLVEGVVQAALLYTPQLRPGLIVEPALDDELILVASYPDASLEKLSGYVSVNWGPEFTHALALALPHLTDSGRSMALGALTMEYVVNRRSVAFLPARSVRRHLDDGKLYIVADAPRFAYPSWVVWREDLDEDLAVLAHKTLKTVVQKAEKSQETLVGDLGVMADYEAASEGEAKDE, encoded by the coding sequence TTGGGGTTTCGCTGGCTCGATGCCCTACAGGTCGAGATGCCGCAATTAAGCGTACATGCGGAAATGGGCATGCCGGACCGCATAACGCGGTTTCTAGTCGAGGGCGTCGTGCAGGCCGCATTGCTTTACACACCGCAACTGCGACCGGGGTTGATCGTAGAGCCCGCCTTAGACGATGAACTGATCCTTGTGGCCTCCTATCCGGACGCAAGCTTGGAAAAGCTGTCGGGGTATGTCTCCGTGAACTGGGGGCCTGAATTCACCCACGCGCTTGCACTCGCACTCCCGCATTTGACGGATTCAGGCCGCTCCATGGCCTTGGGGGCCCTCACGATGGAATATGTGGTCAACCGGCGGTCAGTTGCATTCCTGCCCGCCCGGTCGGTAAGGCGGCATCTGGACGATGGAAAACTCTATATTGTGGCAGATGCGCCACGGTTCGCTTACCCGTCTTGGGTGGTCTGGCGTGAAGATTTGGATGAGGACCTGGCCGTGCTGGCGCACAAGACGTTAAAGACCGTTGTACAGAAGGCTGAAAAATCTCAAGAAACTCTCGTGGGCGATTTGGGGGTCATGGCGGACTACGAGGCGGCCTCGGAGGGCGAAGCCAAAGATGAGTAA
- a CDS encoding ion channel — MEELHRTIRLLYTGQSQRARRFRYGLIIFDALTILYFIATAALPATPTMTAVNTALGLLIALDLAARLWISNNLRRELTRIYTLADLVVTLSLLLAPFIPGNFAFLRVLRGLRLIHAYHLLRDLRRDSLFFRRHEDAILAAVNLFVFIFVTTSLVFVLAFEGETGVAGYVDALYFTVATLTTTGFGDITMTTTSGKLLSVFIMVVGVALFVQLARAIFQPSKIKYKCPECGLNRHETDAIHCKHCGEPLKIETEGETAT; from the coding sequence ATGGAAGAACTTCACCGCACAATCCGGCTGCTCTATACCGGGCAAAGCCAGCGCGCCCGACGGTTTCGCTATGGGCTGATCATTTTTGATGCGCTGACCATCCTTTATTTCATTGCGACAGCCGCCCTACCCGCAACGCCGACGATGACCGCCGTGAACACAGCGCTCGGCCTGCTCATTGCGTTGGACCTTGCGGCCCGGCTCTGGATTTCGAACAACCTGCGCCGGGAACTAACACGCATCTATACGCTTGCGGATTTGGTCGTGACGCTGTCTTTGCTGCTCGCCCCCTTTATTCCTGGGAACTTTGCCTTCCTCCGCGTCTTGAGGGGGCTGCGGCTGATCCACGCTTATCATCTGCTCCGCGATTTGCGGCGCGACAGTCTGTTCTTTCGGCGCCATGAGGATGCCATCCTCGCAGCCGTCAATTTGTTCGTCTTCATCTTCGTGACCACGTCATTGGTCTTTGTGCTGGCCTTTGAGGGAGAGACAGGTGTCGCGGGATATGTGGACGCGCTCTATTTTACGGTGGCGACGCTGACGACGACTGGCTTTGGTGACATCACCATGACAACGACCAGCGGCAAGCTCTTATCGGTATTTATCATGGTCGTGGGGGTCGCGCTTTTTGTGCAATTGGCGCGCGCCATCTTCCAGCCTTCCAAGATCAAATACAAATGTCCTGAATGTGGCCTGAACCGGCATGAGACAGACGCAATTCACTGCAAACATTGCGGCGAACCCTTGAAGATCGAGACTGAGGGAGAGACCGCAACATGA
- a CDS encoding DUF481 domain-containing protein, with amino-acid sequence MNMFAKFATVSTLALIVAAPASAQSTLTGVTELNDQIDDITTEVERDQRRGEDADRFGSNGVAQGWRGSFALTASGTSGNTDNGELAGAGRLTYGIGDWNHLIGFAVEYGEANGTKNEEKFFGTYEASRYFTPEFYMFGIGRFQYDGLLTDNSGAILPGSETDAFLGFGPGYRVLSEPNHTWRVQAGPGARYYKDAAGVSDTEVGFIVSSRYFYALTDTVSFTNDTDVLGSDTNTIVSNDAGVNFKVSNNLSTRLSYRTDYNTDPTAGLKSTDNTIGVSLVMGF; translated from the coding sequence ATGAACATGTTCGCCAAATTTGCCACCGTTTCGACACTGGCGCTGATCGTCGCTGCCCCGGCTTCAGCCCAAAGCACCCTAACAGGGGTAACCGAACTCAATGATCAAATCGACGACATCACCACAGAGGTAGAGCGCGACCAACGTCGTGGTGAAGACGCAGACCGCTTTGGCTCGAATGGTGTGGCACAAGGCTGGCGCGGCTCTTTTGCCCTGACGGCCTCTGGCACTTCTGGCAACACCGACAATGGTGAGCTGGCTGGTGCAGGCCGCCTGACCTACGGGATTGGCGACTGGAACCACCTTATTGGCTTCGCAGTCGAATACGGCGAAGCAAACGGCACGAAGAACGAAGAGAAGTTCTTTGGTACCTATGAGGCCAGCCGCTACTTCACGCCAGAGTTCTACATGTTCGGCATTGGTCGCTTCCAATATGACGGCCTGCTGACAGATAATTCCGGTGCGATCTTGCCCGGCTCGGAAACCGATGCGTTCTTGGGCTTCGGTCCAGGCTACCGTGTCCTGAGCGAGCCGAACCACACATGGCGTGTCCAGGCAGGCCCCGGCGCGCGTTACTACAAAGATGCGGCTGGCGTATCTGACACCGAAGTCGGCTTCATCGTATCTTCGCGTTACTTCTATGCGCTCACCGATACGGTCTCTTTCACCAACGACACTGATGTTCTTGGGTCCGACACCAATACGATTGTGTCGAACGACGCGGGCGTCAATTTCAAGGTGTCCAACAACCTGTCGACCCGTCTAAGCTACCGCACAGACTATAACACAGATCCCACAGCCGGTTTGAAATCGACCGACAACACCATTGGCGTTTCGCTTGTGATGGGGTTTTAA
- a CDS encoding LysR family transcriptional regulator, whose amino-acid sequence MDITLIKTFIEVANTGSFVAARDRLFVTQSAISLRIQRLEGSLGHQLFTRSKAGAVLTAEGQQFEPYALSLLKVWEEARQKIQFLMAMSVRLASAHNIRSGRVWGFAGSMPYRSRCRN is encoded by the coding sequence ATGGACATCACCCTGATTAAAACGTTTATCGAAGTTGCGAATACCGGATCGTTTGTCGCTGCGCGCGACAGGCTTTTTGTCACGCAATCCGCGATCAGCCTGCGCATTCAGCGCCTAGAAGGCAGCCTGGGGCATCAACTCTTCACCCGCTCGAAGGCCGGAGCTGTGCTCACCGCCGAAGGCCAGCAGTTTGAGCCCTACGCCCTCAGCCTTTTGAAGGTCTGGGAAGAAGCCCGGCAAAAAATTCAGTTCCTCATGGCTATGAGCGTGCGCTTAGCATCGGCGCACAATATTCGCTCTGGCCGGGTTTGGGGTTTCGCTGGCTCGATGCCCTACAGGTCGAGATGCCGCAATTAA
- a CDS encoding ABC transporter permease has protein sequence MTLTLRRLATDPKALIGFTILLMATLAAIFAPVLFPRDPWMMVTRPFVPPFENPQVWLGTDMLGRDILAGLAYGARMSLIVGLFSTVAAVSIGVVIGAISGYFAGWVDDVLMRITEFFQTIPTFVFALLMVAILEPSVTSIIIAICVVSWPPVARLVRSEFASLRSRDFVRAATVLGESHTRIIVSQILPNTLSPVIAMASLMVATAILTEAAISFLGLGAPNRMSWGYMIGASRTVIRQAWWMSFFPGVVILLVVLALNLVGEALNDAFNPRLARKGRQ, from the coding sequence ATGACCCTGACCCTGCGCCGCTTGGCAACCGACCCCAAGGCTCTGATCGGCTTTACCATTCTGTTAATGGCAACGCTGGCAGCCATCTTCGCGCCGGTGCTGTTTCCGCGCGACCCTTGGATGATGGTCACACGTCCCTTCGTTCCACCGTTCGAGAACCCGCAGGTTTGGCTGGGTACAGATATGCTGGGACGTGACATCCTCGCGGGGCTTGCCTATGGCGCGCGGATGTCGCTGATCGTGGGGTTGTTCTCGACCGTAGCGGCGGTCAGCATCGGCGTCGTAATCGGCGCGATTTCGGGTTATTTCGCAGGCTGGGTGGATGACGTGCTGATGCGGATCACCGAGTTCTTCCAGACCATCCCGACCTTCGTCTTTGCGCTGCTGATGGTCGCGATTCTCGAGCCGTCGGTTACCTCGATCATTATAGCTATTTGCGTCGTTAGCTGGCCGCCCGTGGCCCGCTTGGTCCGTTCTGAATTTGCCAGCCTGCGCAGCCGCGACTTCGTGCGGGCGGCAACTGTACTGGGTGAAAGCCACACGCGCATCATCGTGTCGCAAATCCTGCCCAACACCCTCTCCCCGGTGATCGCGATGGCATCACTGATGGTGGCCACAGCGATCCTGACCGAGGCGGCAATCAGCTTCCTTGGTCTGGGCGCCCCCAACCGGATGAGTTGGGGCTATATGATTGGGGCTTCGCGGACAGTGATCCGCCAGGCTTGGTGGATGAGCTTCTTTCCCGGCGTCGTGATCCTGCTAGTGGTGCTGGCCCTCAATCTCGTGGGAGAGGCGCTGAACGATGCGTTCAACCCGCGTCTGGCCCGGAAGGGACGCCAATGA
- a CDS encoding ABC transporter ATP-binding protein — translation MTAPLLSVEKLTVALPQGGERAFAVQDVNLTLERGEVLCIVGESGSGKSITASAMMNLLPSDLLTIRSGRIDFQGTDLLSLSERRMRDIRGNRISMIFQEPMTSLNPVARIGDQLAQVLEAHGVAARDRPTRVMELVRAVGLPDPEGIVKRYPFRLSGGQRQRVMIAMALAMEPDILIADEPTTALDVTTQAQILRLIRALQRDRGMGVLFITHDFGVVADIADRVAVMQNGEVVEQGPIDRVLNAPAHPYTRKLIAAVPRFRETAAAARGETPLLSVRDLTKIYRSGGPIRGVKEVRAVDGVSFDIRRGETLGLVGESGSGKSTIGQCLMRIASVEGGEIRFDGRDISHVRGADLLAYRARAQMVFQDPFASLNPRHRIGRSILSGPLAHGVPHCKAQARMARLLERVGLNAAAAERYPHEFSGGQRQRIGIARALAVEPDLLIADEAVSALDVSVQAQVLDLLREIRDEFDLAMLFITHDLRVASNICDRVVVLHRGRIVEQGPVTQVFSSPGDDYTKELLGAVPGRSWHGDPQQGAAEIGPTHTSKE, via the coding sequence ATGACCGCCCCGCTGCTGAGCGTCGAGAAGCTGACCGTCGCGTTGCCGCAAGGGGGCGAGCGGGCCTTTGCTGTGCAGGATGTCAACCTGACCCTCGAACGGGGGGAAGTGCTGTGCATCGTGGGCGAGAGCGGGTCGGGCAAGTCGATCACCGCCTCAGCGATGATGAACCTGCTGCCCTCAGACTTGCTGACCATCCGGTCGGGGCGCATAGATTTCCAGGGCACCGACCTGTTGTCCCTGTCCGAGCGGCGGATGCGCGACATTCGCGGCAACCGGATATCGATGATCTTCCAAGAGCCCATGACCTCGCTGAACCCGGTGGCCCGGATCGGCGATCAGCTTGCGCAGGTGCTCGAGGCCCATGGCGTGGCCGCGCGCGACCGCCCCACTCGGGTGATGGAACTGGTGCGCGCGGTGGGCCTACCCGACCCCGAGGGTATCGTGAAACGATATCCGTTCCGCCTGTCGGGCGGTCAACGGCAGCGGGTGATGATCGCGATGGCGCTGGCGATGGAGCCCGACATCCTGATCGCGGACGAACCCACCACCGCGCTCGACGTGACCACTCAAGCGCAGATCCTGCGGCTGATCCGCGCGTTGCAACGTGATCGGGGCATGGGTGTGCTGTTTATCACCCATGATTTCGGAGTGGTGGCCGACATTGCCGACCGAGTGGCGGTGATGCAGAACGGCGAAGTGGTCGAACAAGGTCCGATCGACCGGGTTCTGAATGCCCCTGCGCATCCCTATACCCGCAAGCTGATCGCCGCCGTGCCGCGCTTTCGTGAAACCGCCGCCGCCGCGCGTGGCGAGACGCCGCTATTGTCGGTGCGAGATCTGACCAAGATCTACCGTTCGGGCGGTCCGATCCGCGGTGTCAAGGAAGTGCGCGCCGTCGATGGCGTCAGCTTCGACATCCGCCGTGGCGAAACGCTGGGGCTGGTGGGCGAAAGCGGTTCGGGAAAATCGACCATCGGCCAGTGCCTGATGCGCATCGCCTCGGTCGAGGGCGGGGAGATCCGCTTCGACGGGCGCGACATCTCGCATGTGCGCGGCGCCGATCTTCTGGCCTATCGCGCGCGGGCGCAGATGGTGTTCCAGGATCCGTTCGCCTCGCTCAACCCGCGGCATCGGATTGGCCGGTCGATCTTGTCGGGCCCGCTAGCCCACGGGGTTCCCCACTGCAAGGCCCAGGCTCGCATGGCCCGGCTCTTGGAACGCGTCGGACTGAACGCCGCCGCGGCCGAGCGCTACCCGCATGAATTCTCGGGCGGCCAGCGCCAGCGCATCGGCATTGCCCGGGCGCTGGCGGTCGAGCCCGACCTGCTGATCGCCGACGAGGCGGTGTCGGCATTGGACGTGAGCGTGCAGGCCCAGGTTCTCGACCTGCTGCGCGAGATCCGCGACGAGTTCGATCTGGCGATGCTGTTCATCACTCATGACCTGCGCGTCGCTTCGAATATCTGCGATCGGGTGGTTGTATTGCATCGCGGCCGCATCGTCGAACAGGGCCCCGTGACCCAGGTATTTTCGTCCCCGGGGGATGATTACACCAAGGAACTTCTGGGCGCTGTGCCGGGCCGGTCCTGGCACGGCGACCCGCAGCAAGGGGCCGCGGAGATCGGCCCTACTCATACCAGCAAGGAGTAA
- a CDS encoding ABC transporter permease: MSRLLLSIVLRLAKAVAVILAIVLLNFILIRLAPGDPASVMAGQAGAADEKFMLQLRSQFGLDQPLPVQAWDYIAGIFQGDLGYSYRQGTAVSELILDRLPATLLLTGTAFAIALLGGIAMGSLAGLNAGRPIDFVISVVSLIFYATPLFWVGLMSILLFSVYLDWLPAFGMTQVGSRLTSWAYFLDVARHLVLPATTLGLFYMAVYARMTRASILEVRDQDFVRTARAMGLPRRRIVRSHILRNALLPIITLAGIQAGQLVGGAILTETVFGWPGIGRLAFDALLQRDYQVLLGVFFVTSIMVVAFNIITDLLYRVIDPRIGAEV; encoded by the coding sequence GTGAGCAGGCTGCTTCTTTCAATCGTGCTGCGCCTAGCCAAGGCTGTAGCGGTGATCTTGGCCATCGTGCTGCTGAACTTCATCCTTATCCGGCTGGCGCCAGGCGATCCGGCCAGTGTCATGGCCGGGCAAGCTGGCGCCGCGGACGAAAAGTTCATGCTGCAATTACGGTCACAGTTCGGGCTGGACCAGCCGCTGCCGGTGCAGGCGTGGGACTATATTGCGGGCATCTTTCAAGGAGACCTGGGCTATTCCTATCGCCAGGGCACGGCAGTGTCCGAACTGATCCTCGATCGGTTGCCGGCGACGTTACTGCTGACTGGAACCGCCTTTGCCATCGCCTTGCTTGGCGGGATCGCGATGGGCAGCCTCGCGGGGCTGAACGCCGGACGACCGATTGATTTCGTGATCTCAGTGGTCTCGCTAATCTTTTACGCTACGCCGCTGTTCTGGGTTGGGCTGATGTCAATCCTACTGTTCTCGGTTTATCTGGACTGGTTGCCAGCTTTCGGCATGACGCAGGTAGGGAGCCGCCTGACCAGCTGGGCCTATTTTCTTGACGTGGCCCGCCACCTGGTTCTGCCAGCAACTACGCTGGGTCTATTCTACATGGCGGTCTATGCCCGCATGACCCGCGCCTCGATTCTTGAGGTGCGCGATCAGGACTTCGTGCGCACCGCACGGGCGATGGGCTTGCCCCGCCGGCGCATAGTGCGCAGCCACATCCTGCGCAATGCGCTCTTGCCGATTATCACGCTCGCGGGGATTCAAGCCGGGCAGTTGGTGGGTGGGGCGATATTGACCGAAACTGTGTTCGGCTGGCCCGGCATTGGGCGGCTGGCCTTTGACGCGCTTTTGCAGCGCGACTACCAGGTTCTGCTTGGGGTGTTCTTCGTCACCTCGATCATGGTCGTCGCCTTCAACATTATCACCGATCTTCTCTACCGCGTCATCGATCCCCGGATTGGAGCCGAAGTATGA
- a CDS encoding penicillin acylase family protein has protein sequence MQNRSAAPEPSILHVPGLTAEASIAVDRWGVPHIRAESEPDLFFVQGFNAARDRLWQIDLWRKRGLGLLAADFGPGYLEQDRAARLFLYRGDMAPEWAAYAPDAEAICTAFATGVNAYIVAAQAGRMPMPPEFALMGTQPMPWSPEDVVRIRSHCLTRNALNEVLRARTLAEAGPEADRMRAELVPPVEAVFDPEVPPEAIPLETIEDFKLATASVTFSHDRLNATLDEAPRWRTLNTLGEVVAEAESQGSNNWAVSGARTATGRPVMGTDPHRTHALPSLRYIVHLSAPGLDVIGAGEPSVPGISLGHNGHSAFSLTIFGADQEDMLVYRRDPEAANRYAYGDGKEEVQEVSERFAVRGYPDQTKRLRFTRHGPVVHETPERLFAIRTVWSDPGAAPYMASLSVMRAKSWDSYRVALKGWGTPSINHVYADVTGDIGWQTVGTTPRREGWNGLLPVPGDGRYEWQGKLSLDELPHVLNPARGFVATANEMNLPDGWDAAAAAVGYEWVDRSRADRIHAVLDDQTEHDIADSCALQTDLHSAAAVRMQRVLAGLVMDGDAADAAAHLAVWDARVTADSSQALFFEYWVTRHLKPALFTALIGPGVSIELLWPGSIQSVLDLVERPEHWFAKDAEETRDAILRDSLTAAWADSKTRFGADVASWHWGAIHRLPLPHALEAVNAPAEWSVGPFEIGGSGSTPAYANYRIGDFTTITGPSVRIVMDVGAWDNSVFINLPGQSGMPGNPHFADLADDWQRGNYHPLLYSRGAVDAATEIVLRLLPGDAP, from the coding sequence ATGCAAAATCGATCTGCCGCCCCCGAACCGTCGATTCTACACGTGCCGGGACTTACCGCCGAGGCCAGCATCGCGGTGGATCGATGGGGCGTGCCGCATATCCGGGCCGAATCCGAGCCGGATCTATTTTTTGTCCAAGGCTTTAACGCGGCCCGAGATCGCCTCTGGCAGATCGACCTTTGGCGCAAGCGCGGGCTGGGCCTGTTGGCGGCCGATTTCGGACCGGGCTACCTTGAGCAGGACCGCGCCGCGCGGCTGTTTCTCTATCGCGGAGATATGGCGCCAGAATGGGCCGCCTACGCGCCGGATGCTGAGGCCATTTGCACAGCATTCGCCACCGGCGTGAATGCCTATATTGTCGCGGCTCAAGCCGGGCGGATGCCGATGCCGCCGGAATTCGCGCTGATGGGCACGCAGCCAATGCCCTGGAGTCCCGAGGACGTGGTGCGCATCCGTAGTCATTGCCTGACCCGCAACGCATTGAACGAGGTGTTGCGCGCCCGCACATTGGCGGAGGCTGGCCCCGAGGCCGACCGAATGCGCGCTGAGCTTGTGCCGCCGGTCGAAGCGGTGTTCGACCCTGAAGTGCCGCCCGAAGCGATCCCGCTAGAGACAATTGAAGATTTCAAGTTGGCTACTGCGTCCGTCACTTTCAGCCATGACCGGCTGAATGCAACGCTGGACGAGGCACCGCGCTGGCGCACGCTGAACACACTGGGCGAGGTCGTGGCCGAGGCCGAAAGCCAGGGCTCGAACAACTGGGCGGTCTCCGGTGCACGCACCGCCACCGGACGTCCGGTGATGGGTACCGACCCGCATCGGACCCACGCGCTGCCTTCATTGCGATATATCGTGCATCTCAGTGCGCCGGGGCTTGATGTGATCGGTGCCGGCGAGCCCTCCGTGCCGGGTATCTCGCTGGGTCATAACGGGCACAGCGCGTTCTCTTTAACCATTTTTGGCGCCGATCAGGAGGACATGCTGGTCTATCGCCGCGACCCAGAGGCAGCCAATCGCTATGCCTACGGAGATGGCAAAGAAGAGGTGCAGGAGGTCTCCGAGCGTTTCGCCGTGCGCGGCTACCCAGATCAGACAAAGCGGCTGCGCTTTACCCGGCACGGCCCTGTGGTGCACGAGACGCCCGAGCGCTTGTTTGCCATCCGCACGGTCTGGAGCGATCCCGGCGCCGCGCCCTACATGGCGAGCTTGTCGGTGATGCGCGCGAAGAGCTGGGACAGCTACCGCGTCGCGCTGAAAGGGTGGGGCACGCCATCGATTAATCATGTCTATGCCGACGTGACCGGCGATATCGGATGGCAAACCGTGGGCACCACGCCCCGGCGCGAGGGTTGGAACGGGCTGCTACCGGTGCCGGGCGACGGACGCTACGAATGGCAGGGCAAACTGTCGCTCGACGAGCTGCCGCATGTGCTGAACCCGGCACGCGGATTCGTTGCTACCGCCAACGAAATGAACTTGCCAGATGGCTGGGATGCGGCCGCAGCGGCGGTGGGCTACGAATGGGTGGACCGCAGCCGGGCCGATCGGATCCACGCTGTCTTGGACGATCAGACTGAGCATGACATCGCCGACTCTTGCGCGCTTCAGACCGATCTGCACAGCGCGGCGGCGGTGCGGATGCAGAGGGTGTTGGCTGGGCTCGTCATGGACGGCGATGCGGCAGATGCGGCGGCACATCTGGCGGTGTGGGATGCACGAGTCACGGCTGACTCGTCTCAGGCACTTTTTTTTGAATACTGGGTAACGAGGCATCTCAAGCCTGCGCTCTTCACGGCACTGATCGGGCCCGGCGTCTCGATCGAGCTGCTCTGGCCCGGCTCAATCCAGTCGGTTCTCGATTTGGTCGAGCGACCCGAACATTGGTTTGCCAAGGATGCGGAGGAGACCCGTGACGCGATCTTGCGCGACAGTTTGACCGCCGCTTGGGCCGACTCAAAAACGCGATTTGGCGCCGATGTTGCGAGCTGGCACTGGGGTGCGATTCACCGCCTGCCGCTTCCCCACGCGCTTGAGGCAGTGAATGCGCCGGCCGAATGGTCGGTCGGCCCGTTCGAGATCGGCGGCAGCGGTTCGACACCGGCCTATGCCAACTACCGGATCGGCGATTTTACCACCATCACCGGCCCCTCGGTACGGATTGTGATGGATGTGGGCGCATGGGACAATTCGGTATTTATCAACCTGCCGGGGCAGTCCGGAATGCCCGGAAATCCGCATTTTGCGGATCTCGCGGATGACTGGCAGCGGGGCAACTATCACCCCCTACTTTATAGTCGGGGGGCAGTGGACGCGGCTACCGAAATTGTGCTGCGCCTCTTGCCGGGAGACGCGCCGTGA